In the genome of Polaribacter sp. MED152, one region contains:
- a CDS encoding DNA/RNA helicase domain-containing protein, with amino-acid sequence MPVTLLNNYPENNLEKSITKIDNSPLYGEIWLYDQFLKFNEYKLLENESWFLKHDYNLSTHPASKGKVEGQIDFVLLSKYGILIFEVKGGGLKVDNSDQYFSFNKANLRGYKTQNPFNQAKEYTHTLKELIDEGVFIYRAIVLPHEAGFQLRGPQLEGYKNLLFSKKDFENLKGGEDDKAINKLFYDFILNLAKTSRSKILRELNPSWSSEKINKKIFEKYPELSSKKIKSLKAQLFPAQSSYGYNPERINSEIILKENYETLKGLKRNRKVIIQGAPGTGKTVLAKKFLAENILMQQKGIYYCANKLIKSKIEHAIIRDYGIDNSLIKFKVYHENAINENVSDEIGFIIFDEAQEYFNKGLFELIEKFEQKMEHPKLLVLYDPKQTIIYNFSDISFYTDFYIENGFTHYLFDETYRCGQNKNIITISNNILHSKKTKEDKIVVSLENKLKLIKEIIDERIFLNSEKIILVHSKIIDSFKEIAEDYYKDNLEELLDNNINIPSAKIRYATPIKYRGLENKSVYLITDELNEKSKVQNYVAVTRAMEAVKIILWRK; translated from the coding sequence ATGCCAGTAACCTTATTAAACAATTACCCGGAAAATAACTTAGAAAAAAGTATAACTAAAATAGACAATTCTCCCCTTTATGGAGAAATTTGGCTGTATGATCAATTTCTAAAATTTAATGAATACAAACTTTTAGAAAATGAATCGTGGTTTTTAAAGCATGACTATAATTTGTCAACTCATCCAGCAAGTAAGGGAAAAGTTGAAGGTCAGATAGATTTTGTTCTTTTATCTAAGTATGGAATATTAATTTTTGAGGTTAAAGGGGGAGGTTTAAAGGTAGATAATAGCGATCAATATTTTTCTTTTAATAAAGCAAATCTAAGAGGTTACAAAACTCAAAATCCTTTTAATCAAGCAAAAGAATATACACATACACTTAAAGAATTAATTGATGAGGGAGTTTTTATATATAGAGCTATTGTATTGCCACACGAAGCAGGTTTTCAATTAAGAGGGCCACAATTAGAAGGCTATAAAAATTTACTTTTTTCTAAAAAAGATTTTGAAAACTTAAAAGGTGGTGAAGATGATAAAGCAATAAATAAACTTTTTTATGATTTCATATTAAACTTAGCTAAAACTTCACGAAGTAAAATATTAAGAGAACTTAACCCAAGTTGGTCTTCTGAAAAAATAAATAAAAAAATATTTGAAAAATATCCAGAACTATCCTCGAAAAAAATTAAATCGCTAAAAGCTCAATTATTTCCAGCTCAATCTTCGTATGGGTATAATCCTGAAAGAATTAATTCTGAGATTATTTTAAAGGAAAATTATGAAACCTTAAAAGGTTTAAAAAGAAATAGAAAAGTAATAATTCAAGGTGCGCCTGGAACAGGAAAAACTGTCTTAGCAAAAAAGTTTTTAGCGGAAAATATTTTAATGCAACAAAAAGGCATATACTATTGCGCTAATAAATTAATAAAATCAAAAATTGAACATGCTATAATTAGAGATTATGGCATAGATAATAGTTTGATAAAGTTTAAAGTTTACCATGAAAATGCTATAAATGAAAATGTGTCAGATGAAATAGGTTTTATCATATTTGATGAGGCTCAAGAATATTTTAATAAAGGTTTGTTTGAGCTTATTGAAAAATTTGAACAAAAAATGGAACATCCTAAATTATTAGTTCTTTATGATCCAAAACAAACAATCATTTACAATTTTAGTGATATCTCTTTTTATACTGACTTTTATATAGAGAATGGTTTTACGCACTATTTATTTGATGAAACGTATAGATGTGGACAGAATAAAAACATAATTACTATATCAAATAATATACTTCATAGTAAAAAAACTAAAGAAGATAAGATTGTTGTTTCACTTGAGAATAAGTTAAAATTAATTAAAGAAATCATTGATGAGCGAATATTCTTAAATTCGGAAAAAATAATTTTAGTTCATAGCAAAATAATTGATTCTTTTAAAGAAATCGCCGAAGATTATTATAAAGATAATCTAGAGGAACTTCTTGATAATAACATTAATATTCCTTCAGCTAAAATAAGGTACGCAACACCAATTAAATACCGCGGTTTAGAAAATAAATCAGTTTATCTGATAACAGATGAATTAAATGAAAAATCTAAAGTACAAAACTATGTTGCTGTTACAAGAGCAATGGAAGCAGTTAAAATTATCTTATGGAGAAAGTAG
- the era gene encoding GTPase Era, producing the protein MIHKAGFVNIIGNPNVGKSTLMNALVGEKLSIITPKAQTTRHRILGIVNHEEYQIIFSDTPGIIKPAYELQASMMDFVKSAFEDADVLIYMVEVGETALKNEAFFNKIIHSKIPVILLLNKIDKSNKEEVDEKIAYWREKVPNSFVYVISALERFNVDAVFYKIIELLPESPPFYPKDQLTDKNERFFVNEKIREKILTHYKKEIPYSVEVETESFIEEENIVRIRSIIMVERDTQKGIIIGHKGTAIKRVGAEARKDLERFFQKKVFIELYVKVNKNWRSDKNQLKRFGYQQ; encoded by the coding sequence ATGATACATAAAGCAGGATTCGTAAATATAATAGGTAACCCAAACGTTGGTAAATCAACATTAATGAATGCTTTGGTAGGCGAAAAACTATCTATCATTACGCCTAAAGCACAAACTACGAGACACCGTATTTTAGGAATTGTAAACCATGAAGAGTATCAAATTATATTTTCTGATACACCTGGAATTATAAAACCAGCCTACGAATTACAAGCTTCTATGATGGATTTTGTAAAATCTGCTTTTGAAGATGCTGATGTATTAATTTATATGGTTGAAGTAGGAGAAACTGCTTTAAAGAATGAAGCTTTTTTTAACAAAATTATTCATAGTAAAATTCCGGTTATTCTTTTATTGAACAAAATTGACAAATCAAACAAGGAAGAAGTAGATGAAAAGATTGCCTATTGGAGAGAAAAAGTACCCAACTCTTTTGTATATGTGATATCTGCTTTAGAACGATTTAATGTAGATGCTGTTTTTTATAAAATCATAGAATTGTTGCCAGAAAGTCCTCCTTTTTATCCAAAAGATCAGTTAACAGATAAAAATGAACGCTTTTTTGTAAACGAAAAAATCAGAGAAAAAATTCTAACGCATTATAAAAAGGAAATTCCTTATTCAGTTGAAGTGGAAACAGAAAGCTTTATTGAAGAAGAAAATATTGTTAGAATAAGGTCTATAATAATGGTGGAAAGAGATACACAAAAAGGAATCATTATTGGCCATAAAGGAACGGCTATAAAAAGGGTTGGTGCAGAAGCACGTAAAGATTTAGAGCGTTTTTTCCAAAAGAAAGTATTTATTGAACTTTACGTGAAAGTAAATAAAAACTGGAGAAGCGATAAAAATCAATTAAAAAGATTTGGGTATCAACAATAA
- a CDS encoding helicase-related protein: MNKFIEKRESLENYVKEQVIGPGAYNKKYFFLKDWDESTYVDKDLAQVSAIENFDEIIPEVPAYQYSSAILFPRTIQSSENRNEEQREPDENDEPDEVPVNTSADDDNISEDTSTNVVLTQQNYPNTFGLSFVFDKNKNIQEDLEITLSYRKYKNIRKKVLVENKIAINVKEYKEEIEQIIATYLNSAFSIVKKGNNLFIHTNRDFNQDDIYKIDYELLNNYVKKEFLIVLNKVFDNNIIELKEDKGVKYFGLANPIKQFFSISESKHHHKNVYTIFTDSITDFIQKELENGISNYNRYKVLIKELEIYNQLVQITTDLKTILKARNASPVWQSEKFTKEIHLPKLNGKAIQRETRKPIDEKDKESLEYYVQYYIPKNDEDKVFVKLIVENVNEYKLKENEPPQLNKKDQANKLSFFGIELRIQEKKQSCLSQYNPPQLLDFDEEDSFNKLIYRNYIDYGEGYNTSVNWGTTNNGLKFISSDFLPTQETPTVDFKPSKIIKSQNAIKSRIEDDTMLSMRYLSTLSNVTDDEIIGGLNLFIDAYGDETIDSWINDKQADLNEEKNLNENSRELLNKQLKACRNDYKRLKRNIALLANNSEAIAAFRTMNTAMFMQLHHSIESKKNKPFVPNQENSEEYYSNEKIYDKDGKETEYKWRSFQLAFILLNVDAFVKPDENENTVEDVFGTGWPERNEIADLVWFPTGGGKTEAYLGIIAFAIALRRFTKGERGFGTTVLMRYTLRMLTLQQFQRATILICSLEVIRKDEFSLPNNFSLGEERITIGLFVGGDSLPNYWSQGDKSMINELEKVSESIKNKQPISTNLPFTDCPWCGGDLFIDKDLPNIKPNHIGNYGINDQLHIACNTSGCTFHSRRSSKTKSLPLRLFDEDIYKYPPTLLFGTVDKFAALANNVSTIPVIRNKDSRRLIGKGYQRNVLPPELIIQDELHLLLGPLGSSVGLFEKSIDYLCTYKDESGNKIKPKIVTSTATTRNTDKQIFALFNRRSEIFPKQGITCDDSFFAFYKRRDDDITKYQSKRKYIGVLPIGKTQVWMQLRIISICLSHRLKYFKEKYSVDEVFENPETLYELKKVFDYYHSILAYYNSLKDVGKAQSQLDHYLPGDINYVIKNTIPWSFFDRLIRKENEIKYSELTGRLSGEEVKTNLADIEKKWTLLESQEGPEELILKKNNPPEFIISTNMISVGIDVSRFNTIVINSMPRNIAEYIQASSRVARDEDGIVFTVHHPFRSRDISHYQKFKEFHEKFYSYVEPISVTPFASKALNRYLAMYAIVIIRHNQELELMNNDSASNINNDKIVRIKNLIKSEIQEVYHNAEALDKHLQHRKAGVKSTIDGIISKDEVDDINNKLNELLNNWINKLDGTDSKKVIVYRNKQNQSINDALFVNALDENYPEHWKVSYSLREIGASAIIKTVQQ; encoded by the coding sequence ATGAATAAGTTTATAGAGAAAAGAGAAAGTTTAGAAAACTATGTTAAGGAACAAGTTATTGGCCCTGGTGCATATAATAAAAAATATTTTTTCCTTAAGGATTGGGATGAGTCAACATATGTTGACAAAGACCTTGCTCAAGTTTCTGCCATAGAGAATTTTGATGAAATTATACCTGAAGTTCCTGCTTATCAATATAGTTCTGCTATTTTATTTCCAAGAACTATTCAATCTAGTGAAAATAGAAATGAAGAGCAACGAGAACCTGATGAAAATGATGAACCTGATGAAGTACCTGTAAACACCTCTGCAGATGACGATAATATATCAGAAGATACATCAACTAATGTTGTGCTAACTCAACAAAATTATCCAAATACCTTTGGTCTATCATTCGTTTTTGATAAAAACAAAAACATCCAAGAAGATTTAGAAATCACACTTTCCTACAGGAAATATAAAAATATTAGAAAAAAGGTTTTAGTAGAGAACAAAATAGCTATAAACGTTAAAGAATATAAAGAAGAAATAGAACAGATTATTGCAACATACTTGAATTCAGCTTTTAGTATAGTTAAAAAAGGCAATAATTTATTTATTCATACAAACAGAGACTTTAATCAAGATGACATTTACAAAATAGATTACGAATTATTAAATAACTATGTAAAAAAAGAATTTCTCATAGTTTTAAATAAAGTATTTGACAATAATATTATTGAGTTAAAAGAAGATAAAGGGGTTAAATATTTTGGTTTAGCAAATCCTATTAAGCAGTTTTTTTCAATTTCAGAATCTAAACATCACCATAAAAATGTTTACACAATTTTTACCGATTCAATAACCGATTTTATTCAAAAAGAATTAGAAAACGGAATATCCAATTATAACCGATATAAGGTCCTAATAAAAGAACTCGAAATTTATAATCAGTTAGTACAAATAACTACAGACCTAAAAACAATACTAAAAGCACGCAATGCTTCCCCAGTATGGCAATCTGAAAAATTTACAAAAGAAATTCATTTACCAAAGCTGAATGGAAAAGCGATTCAAAGGGAAACAAGAAAACCAATTGATGAGAAAGACAAAGAAAGTTTAGAATACTATGTTCAATACTATATTCCTAAAAATGATGAAGATAAAGTTTTTGTGAAATTAATAGTTGAAAACGTTAATGAGTATAAATTAAAAGAAAATGAACCACCTCAATTAAATAAAAAAGATCAAGCCAATAAATTATCATTTTTTGGAATTGAATTAAGAATTCAGGAAAAGAAACAATCTTGTCTTTCACAATACAATCCACCTCAATTATTAGATTTTGATGAAGAAGATAGTTTTAATAAGTTAATTTACAGAAACTATATTGATTATGGTGAAGGTTATAATACATCTGTGAATTGGGGTACTACCAATAATGGGCTGAAGTTTATATCTTCAGATTTCCTTCCCACTCAAGAAACACCTACAGTTGACTTTAAGCCTAGTAAAATCATTAAAAGTCAAAATGCTATTAAATCTAGAATTGAAGATGATACCATGCTGTCTATGCGATATCTTTCTACTCTCAGTAACGTTACAGATGATGAAATTATTGGAGGATTAAACTTATTTATTGATGCTTATGGAGACGAAACGATAGACAGTTGGATAAATGATAAACAGGCAGATTTAAATGAAGAGAAGAACCTTAACGAGAACTCTAGAGAACTATTAAATAAGCAGTTAAAGGCCTGTAGAAATGATTATAAGCGCTTAAAAAGGAATATTGCTTTATTGGCAAATAACTCCGAGGCTATTGCTGCATTTAGAACAATGAATACAGCAATGTTTATGCAATTGCATCATAGTATTGAGTCAAAAAAGAACAAACCTTTTGTTCCAAATCAAGAAAATAGCGAAGAATATTATTCTAACGAAAAGATTTATGATAAGGATGGTAAAGAAACAGAATATAAATGGCGTTCTTTTCAGTTGGCATTTATTTTACTAAATGTAGATGCTTTTGTAAAACCAGACGAGAATGAGAATACTGTAGAAGATGTATTTGGTACTGGATGGCCTGAAAGAAATGAAATTGCAGATTTAGTTTGGTTTCCTACTGGTGGTGGTAAAACAGAGGCATATCTTGGTATTATTGCTTTTGCAATAGCTTTGAGACGATTTACAAAAGGAGAACGTGGCTTTGGTACAACCGTATTAATGCGCTATACGTTAAGGATGTTAACCTTGCAGCAATTTCAAAGGGCTACAATATTAATTTGTTCGTTAGAGGTAATTAGAAAAGATGAATTTTCGCTACCAAATAATTTTTCATTAGGTGAAGAGCGTATTACAATTGGTTTATTTGTTGGAGGAGATTCATTACCAAATTATTGGAGTCAGGGCGATAAATCAATGATTAATGAATTAGAAAAGGTCTCTGAGTCTATAAAAAATAAGCAACCAATCTCTACTAATTTGCCTTTTACAGACTGCCCTTGGTGTGGTGGGGATTTATTTATAGATAAAGATTTACCAAATATCAAACCTAACCATATTGGTAATTATGGAATTAATGATCAATTACATATTGCTTGTAATACAAGTGGTTGTACTTTTCACAGTAGACGGTCATCTAAGACAAAAAGTTTACCTTTAAGATTATTTGATGAAGATATTTATAAATATCCACCGACCTTATTATTTGGTACAGTAGATAAATTTGCAGCACTTGCTAATAATGTTTCAACGATACCTGTTATTAGAAATAAAGACTCAAGAAGATTAATAGGGAAAGGTTACCAAAGAAATGTTCTACCCCCTGAGTTAATAATTCAAGATGAATTACACCTATTATTAGGCCCATTAGGATCATCAGTTGGTTTATTTGAAAAAAGTATTGATTATTTATGTACATATAAGGACGAGAGTGGAAACAAAATAAAACCTAAAATAGTTACATCTACTGCTACTACAAGAAACACGGATAAACAAATATTTGCTTTATTTAATAGAAGATCTGAAATCTTTCCAAAGCAAGGGATTACTTGCGACGATTCATTTTTTGCTTTTTACAAAAGAAGAGATGATGATATCACAAAATATCAATCTAAAAGAAAGTATATAGGAGTTTTACCAATTGGTAAAACTCAAGTATGGATGCAATTGCGTATTATATCTATATGTTTAAGTCATAGGCTAAAATATTTTAAAGAAAAATATTCTGTTGATGAAGTTTTTGAAAACCCAGAAACTTTGTATGAACTCAAAAAGGTTTTTGATTATTATCATTCTATATTGGCATATTACAATAGTTTAAAAGATGTGGGTAAGGCACAATCCCAGCTAGACCATTATTTACCTGGAGATATTAATTATGTTATTAAAAACACAATTCCTTGGAGTTTCTTTGACAGATTAATAAGAAAGGAAAATGAAATTAAGTATTCTGAACTTACAGGTAGATTGTCTGGAGAAGAGGTTAAAACAAATTTAGCTGATATAGAGAAAAAATGGACGCTTTTAGAGTCACAGGAAGGTCCAGAAGAATTAATTCTGAAAAAAAATAACCCACCAGAATTTATTATTTCCACTAATATGATATCAGTAGGTATTGATGTCTCACGCTTCAATACAATTGTGATTAACTCCATGCCTAGAAACATTGCAGAATACATACAGGCATCTAGTAGGGTAGCCAGAGATGAAGATGGTATTGTTTTTACAGTACATCACCCTTTCAGGTCAAGGGATATTTCACACTATCAAAAATTCAAGGAATTTCATGAGAAATTTTACAGTTATGTAGAACCAATATCGGTTACCCCTTTTGCGAGTAAAGCACTCAATCGTTATTTAGCGATGTATGCAATTGTTATCATTCGTCATAATCAAGAATTAGAATTGATGAATAATGATTCTGCATCAAATATTAATAATGATAAGATTGTAAGAATAAAGAACTTAATAAAATCTGAAATTCAAGAAGTATATCATAATGCAGAAGCACTAGATAAGCATCTGCAACATAGGAAAGCTGGTGTAAAATCTACTATCGATGGTATAATATCTAAAGATGAAGTTGATGATATTAATAATAAATTAAATGAATTACTGAATAATTGGATTAATAAATTAGATGGTACTGATTCTAAAAAGGTTATTGTGTATCGTAATAAGCAAAACCAATCTATTAACGATGCGCTTTTTGTCAATGCATTAGATGAAAATTATCCAGAACATTGGAAAGTCTCTTATTCATTAAGAGAAATTGGAGCTTCTGCGATTATAAAAACTGTTCAACAATAA
- a CDS encoding DNA cytosine methyltransferase, with protein MSKLTVIDFFCGAGGFSEGFRQVGFKILEGFDNWQPAINTYNYNFDTESKLTDILKFKDSLEEIDNLPDSDIIIGSPPCVSFSSSNKSGKADKSLGLDLTKCFLRIVAVKKHQKDSILKAWFMENVVNSKKYISEIYSFKDLDLTDWALENGKNPDSEALNLKDNTVIMNSADYGSYQARKRSISGEIIFFNKLIVPRKTHSNIAGDNLLNWNTLGELLQEIPPPNSNESDVVKNDPVYKSIMLKQKEITDHFYDSGLYRSEWRQSMEHKINHYCMGKMSFPENLNKPSRTITATKSGTSREALVYKSEYNREGNGEYRTPTIREAASIMGFPYTYQFLGSINSKWRLVGNAVCPSVSRSLANQVLLSLNKKAPKSLKLKKEIAFTDIVNLNDFKEKSFDKQPKRTKNSRFRRHPIKVGNLTVTLSNYEIEKKTKPNKKWFTSIQYGTGINFKNQVVQDNYYKDFEPLLIKNKSGKQFVRIINNGFSEKIADGLSLQEMYELQESKGNFKEPTELVHEVNVIIKNLNISNNTLKQREREIFVYKDEIPMEQLFALYAINKIASVANEKEKKNASNLIKQLPGK; from the coding sequence ATGAGTAAGTTAACTGTCATTGATTTTTTTTGTGGTGCTGGTGGGTTTTCTGAAGGTTTTAGACAAGTTGGTTTTAAGATTTTAGAGGGTTTTGATAATTGGCAACCTGCAATAAATACATACAATTATAATTTTGATACGGAATCAAAGTTAACAGATATATTAAAGTTTAAAGATTCTTTAGAAGAAATAGATAATTTGCCAGATTCTGACATAATAATTGGTTCTCCACCCTGTGTTTCATTTTCAAGTTCAAATAAATCTGGGAAAGCAGACAAATCTTTAGGTTTAGATTTAACAAAATGCTTTTTAAGAATAGTTGCTGTTAAAAAGCATCAAAAGGATTCTATTCTTAAAGCTTGGTTTATGGAAAATGTTGTTAATTCCAAAAAATATATTAGTGAAATTTACTCCTTTAAGGATTTAGATTTAACGGATTGGGCACTTGAAAATGGTAAAAATCCAGATTCTGAGGCTTTAAATTTAAAAGATAATACAGTAATAATGAACTCCGCCGACTATGGTTCGTACCAGGCAAGAAAAAGGTCTATTTCTGGTGAAATTATTTTTTTTAACAAATTAATTGTTCCAAGAAAAACACATTCGAATATAGCAGGAGATAATTTACTTAATTGGAATACCTTGGGTGAATTATTACAAGAAATTCCACCTCCAAATTCTAATGAGTCAGATGTAGTAAAAAATGACCCTGTCTACAAGTCAATAATGTTAAAACAAAAAGAAATCACTGACCATTTCTATGATAGTGGTTTATATAGAAGTGAATGGCGTCAATCTATGGAGCATAAGATAAATCATTATTGTATGGGGAAAATGTCATTTCCTGAAAATTTAAATAAACCAAGTAGAACAATTACCGCAACAAAAAGTGGCACTTCACGTGAAGCATTAGTTTATAAATCAGAATATAACCGAGAAGGGAATGGTGAATATAGAACTCCAACAATAAGAGAAGCGGCAAGTATAATGGGTTTTCCGTATACATATCAGTTTCTCGGGTCAATAAATTCTAAGTGGCGTCTAGTTGGTAATGCGGTTTGTCCTTCAGTAAGTAGGTCATTAGCTAATCAAGTATTATTAAGTTTAAATAAAAAAGCACCCAAGTCTCTTAAACTAAAAAAAGAAATAGCATTTACTGACATAGTAAATCTAAATGACTTCAAAGAAAAATCATTTGATAAGCAACCTAAAAGAACAAAAAACTCTCGGTTTAGAAGGCATCCAATAAAAGTGGGAAATTTAACAGTTACTTTATCAAATTATGAAATTGAAAAAAAAACAAAACCAAATAAGAAATGGTTTACATCAATTCAATATGGTACAGGTATAAACTTTAAGAATCAAGTAGTTCAAGATAATTATTATAAAGATTTTGAACCTTTGTTGATTAAAAATAAAAGCGGTAAACAGTTTGTAAGAATAATCAATAATGGTTTCTCAGAAAAAATTGCAGATGGTCTTAGTTTACAGGAAATGTATGAGTTACAAGAATCTAAAGGTAATTTTAAAGAACCTACAGAATTAGTACATGAAGTGAATGTAATTATTAAAAACTTAAACATAAGTAATAACACACTTAAACAAAGAGAGAGGGAAATATTTGTATATAAGGATGAAATTCCAATGGAACAACTATTTGCTTTATATGCTATAAATAAAATTGCATCGGTAGCTAACGAAAAAGAAAAAAAGAATGCCAGTAACCTTATTAAACAATTACCCGGAAAATAA
- a CDS encoding SIMPL domain-containing protein — MKKSFSSIVFSIAIVIAAYLLGDAIINRNNGQGNISVTGLGNANFTSDLIVWEGSFSNTNKQLKQAYNNLEKDKKIITEYLISKGITANEIVFKAVQSRKDNKSIYVNGKYAGDEFLGYVLTQSLQIDSKNVETVEKISREITELLNKGIEFYSQPPRYYYTKLADLKVEMISKATADARARAEKIADNSGGKLGDLISAKMGIFQITGQNSNESYSWGGAFNTSSKEKTASITMKLDYLSE; from the coding sequence ATGAAAAAAAGTTTTAGTTCTATAGTGTTTTCAATAGCGATAGTTATTGCTGCTTATTTATTGGGTGATGCCATTATAAATAGAAATAATGGACAAGGGAATATTTCTGTAACAGGTTTGGGTAATGCTAATTTTACTTCAGATTTAATTGTTTGGGAAGGTTCTTTTTCTAACACCAATAAACAATTGAAACAAGCTTATAATAATCTTGAAAAGGATAAAAAAATTATTACAGAATACTTGATTTCTAAAGGAATTACAGCAAATGAAATTGTTTTTAAAGCAGTACAAAGTAGAAAGGATAATAAATCTATTTATGTGAATGGCAAATATGCTGGAGATGAGTTTTTAGGGTATGTTTTAACTCAATCATTACAAATCGATTCTAAGAACGTAGAAACCGTAGAGAAAATATCTAGAGAAATAACTGAATTATTAAATAAGGGTATCGAATTCTACTCTCAACCACCAAGGTATTATTATACAAAATTGGCAGATTTAAAAGTGGAAATGATTTCTAAAGCTACTGCAGATGCAAGAGCGAGAGCAGAGAAAATTGCTGATAATTCTGGTGGTAAACTGGGTGATTTAATTTCTGCGAAAATGGGAATATTCCAAATCACTGGTCAAAATTCGAACGAAAGTTATTCTTGGGGAGGCGCTTTTAATACATCTTCTAAAGAAAAAACAGCTTCAATTACGATGAAGTTAGATTATTTGTCTGAGTAA
- a CDS encoding tyrosine-type recombinase/integrase has translation MKLNYSEPKIYTGGVDISTWSKLTAKQKNNALERPWYLYFSFRDPSSGKLVRQPNIKAGANRFKTKTERYSYLKKLQQSLIQLLQFGFNPYQDNTDLENQFLSGEKTQSKKKPQIKNQVKEKDSIKENKKPREVQGIPEKTIEEALDFALDIKVSMMNKNSFVQYSSRIGLFKKWLKSKEYLNKPLSFITRRIITEYLNEVLKRTSPRNRNNSRTDLASTFQLLEDNEWITVNFVKRIPKLKSIPKRNKTYSPKQEDEIFEYLEKNDPYMILFIRFVSYSFLRPIEICRLKVEDIDVENKLMYIKSKTKPVQKKIIPQILLDHLPDLSQKDPRANLFGRYEIGEIWDAEPINKRNEFSKRFKAVKDHFKLGSDYGIYSFKHTYVTKLYVKYVKTMTPQQAKSKLMNITGHVTLDALQKYLRDIDAEMPADYSEDFA, from the coding sequence ATGAAATTGAATTATTCTGAACCAAAAATCTACACTGGAGGAGTAGATATTTCGACTTGGTCTAAACTTACAGCTAAACAAAAAAATAACGCTTTAGAGCGACCTTGGTATCTCTATTTTTCTTTTCGAGATCCATCGTCTGGAAAATTAGTTAGACAGCCTAATATTAAAGCTGGTGCTAATCGATTTAAAACCAAAACAGAACGTTATTCTTATTTGAAAAAGCTTCAACAATCGTTAATACAATTATTGCAATTTGGATTTAATCCTTACCAAGATAATACTGACCTAGAAAACCAGTTTCTTTCTGGGGAAAAAACGCAATCGAAGAAAAAGCCTCAAATTAAAAATCAAGTTAAGGAGAAAGATTCTATAAAAGAAAATAAGAAGCCTAGGGAGGTTCAAGGGATTCCTGAAAAAACAATAGAAGAGGCACTTGATTTTGCTTTAGATATTAAAGTAAGTATGATGAACAAAAACTCCTTTGTTCAATATAGTAGTAGAATTGGTCTTTTTAAAAAATGGTTGAAGTCTAAAGAATACCTGAACAAACCATTAAGTTTTATTACTAGAAGAATTATTACAGAATATTTAAATGAAGTTCTGAAAAGAACTAGTCCAAGAAACCGAAATAATTCAAGAACGGATCTTGCCTCAACATTTCAACTATTAGAAGATAATGAATGGATAACTGTCAACTTTGTAAAAAGAATACCAAAGTTAAAATCGATTCCAAAAAGAAATAAAACCTATTCTCCAAAACAAGAAGATGAAATTTTTGAATACTTAGAGAAGAATGATCCTTATATGATTTTATTTATTCGATTTGTTTCTTACAGTTTTTTGCGTCCTATAGAGATTTGTAGATTAAAGGTTGAAGATATTGATGTTGAAAATAAATTGATGTACATTAAGTCAAAGACAAAACCTGTTCAAAAGAAAATTATACCACAAATTTTGTTGGATCATCTTCCAGATTTATCACAAAAAGATCCAAGAGCCAACTTATTTGGACGCTATGAAATTGGGGAGATTTGGGATGCAGAACCTATTAATAAAAGAAACGAATTTTCGAAACGTTTTAAAGCTGTTAAAGATCATTTCAAATTAGGATCTGATTATGGTATATATAGTTTTAAACATACTTATGTTACAAAATTGTATGTGAAGTATGTAAAAACCATGACTCCTCAACAAGCTAAAAGTAAATTAATGAATATTACCGGTCATGTTACATTAGATGCTTTACAAAAATACTTAAGAGATATTGATGCAGAAATGCCAGCTGATTATTCAGAAGATTTTGCTTAA